One Scleropages formosus chromosome 8, fSclFor1.1, whole genome shotgun sequence DNA window includes the following coding sequences:
- the LOC108941832 gene encoding ras-related protein Rab-5C codes for MAGRGGPARTNGTAASNKICQFKLVLLGESAVGKSSLVLRFVKGQFHEFQESTIGAAFLTQTVCLDDTTVKFEIWDTAGQERYHSLAPMYYRGAQAAIVVYDITNTDTFARAKNWVKELQRQASPNIVIALAGNKADLANKRTVDFQEAQAYADDNSLLFMETSAKTAMNVNEIFMAIAKKLPKNEPQSGTGSGGRSRTGVNLQEATPQNRSGQCCSGGN; via the exons ATGGCAGGTCGGGGAGGACCGGCACGGACCAACGGCACGGCAGCGAGCAACAAGATCTGTCAGTTCAAGCTTGTGCTCCTGGGCGAGTCAGCAGTGGGCAAGTCGAGTCTGGTGCTGCGCTTCGTCAAGGGCCAATTCCATGAGTTCCAGGAGAGCACCATTGGAG CCGCCTTCCTCACACAGACCGTCTGTTTGGACGACACAACGGTAAAGTTTGAGATCTGGGACACAGCCGGCCAGGAGCGATATCACAGCCTGGCACCCATGTACTACAGGGGAGCCCAGGCCGCCATCGTGGTCTATGACATCACCAACACA GACACATTTGCACGTGCAAAGAACTGGGTGAAAGAACTCCAGCGACAAGCCAGCCCCAACATTGTCATTGCGCTGGCAGGGAACAAGGCCGATCTGGCAAACAAGAGAACCGTCGACTTCCAG GAAGCCCAAGCGTATGCAGATGACAACAGCCTGCTTTTCATGGAGACTTCAGCCAAGACCGCCATGAATGTCAATGAAATCTTCATGGCCATAG CTAAGAAGCTGCCCAAGAATGAGCCCCAGAGCGGGACAGGCTCGGGCGGACGCTCCAGGACTGGGGTCAACCTGCAGGAAGCCACGCCACAGAATCGGAGTGGCCAGTGTTGTAGTGGAGGCAACTAG
- the LOC108941539 gene encoding histone acetyltransferase KAT2A-like isoform X4 has protein sequence MAEPAPQASVPSRHATTPSCGTAGSGSGSSDPARPGLSQQQRASQKKAQVRAFPRAKKLEKLGVFSACKAGDSCKCNGWKNPHSLTGTRLELQQQAADLSEQCRSCCHPLADHVSHLENVSEEEINRLLGMVVDVENLFMSVHKEEDTDTKQVYFYLFKLLRKCILQMTRPVVEGSLGSPPFERPNIEQGVMNFVQYKFSHLPPKERQTMVELSKMFLLCLNYWKLETPSQFRQRSQKDDGTTYKVDYTRWLCYCHVPQCNDSLPRYETTQVFGRGFLKSIFTVTRRQLLEKFRVEKDKLLPEKRTLILTHFPKFLSMLEEEIYGENSPIWDVDFTMPASEGGQIGHQTVISPAAGSNTPSFPKNVGGGSSLGPSSMDSVVPEPSPACLRGDKRKLPENLEDAKRIRVMGDIPMELVNEVMMTITDPAAMLGPETSLLSANAARDETARLEERRGIIEFHVIGNSLSQKSNKKILMWLVGLQNVFSHQLPRMPKEYITRLVFDPKHKTLALIKDGRVIGGICFRMFPTQGFTEIVFCAVTSNEQVKGYGTHLMNHLKEYHIKHGILYFLTYADEYAIGYFKKQGFSKDIKVPKSRYVGYIKDYEGATLMECELNPRIPYTELSHIIKKQKEIIKKLIERKQSQIRKVYPGLTCFKEGVRQIPVESIPGIKETGWKPSGKEKGKELKDPELLYHILKNILAQIKTHPDAWPFMEPVKKSEAPDYYEIIRFPIDLKTMTERLKNRYYVTKKLFIADLQRIITNCREYNPPDSEYCKCANTLEKFFYFKLKESGLIDK, from the exons ATGGCAGAGCCAGCGCCTCAGGCCTCCGTTCCATCCCGTCATGCAACAACCCCGTCATGCGGGACGGCGGGTTCTGGGTCCGGGAGCAGCGACCCTGCCAGGCCGGGCCTCAGCCAGCAGCAGCGCGCGAGCCAGAAGAAAGCCCAGGTGCGCGCCTTCCCACGCGCCAAGAAGCTGGAGAAGCTCGGCGTATTCTCCGCATGCAAG GCCGGCGACTCGTGCAAGTGCAACGGCTGGAAGAACCCGCACTCGCTGACGGGAACGCGCCtcgagctgcagcagcaggcggCCGACCTGAGCGAGCAATGCCGGAGCTGCTGTCACCCCCTGG CGGACCACGTCTCCCACCTAGAGAATGTGTCTGAGGAGGAGATCAACCGACTGCTGGGCATGGTGGTGGACGTGGAGAACCTTTTCATGTCCGTCCACAAGGAGGAGGACACGGACACAAAGCAGGTCTACTTCTATCTGTTCAAG ctgctgaggaaatgcattttacaaATGACCCGGCCTGTTGTGGAAGGGTCTTTGGGCAGCCCTCCTTTTGAAAGACCCAATATTGAGCAG GGGGTGATGAACTTCGTCCAGTACAAGTTCAGCCACCTGCCGCCCAAAGAACGGCAGACCATGGTGGAGCTCTCCAAGATGTTCCTTCTCTGCCTCAACTACTGGAAGCTGGAGACACCGTCGCAGTTCCGCCAGCGCTCCCAGAAGGACGACGGCACGACCTACAAAGTGGATTACACCCG GTGGCTGTGCTACTGCCACGTACCGCAGTGCAACGACAGCCTGCCGCGCTACGAGACCACGCAGGTGTTTGGCCGCGGCTTCCTCAAGTCGATCTTCACTGTGACGCGGCGGCAGCTGCTGGAAAAGTTCCGTGTGGAGAAGGACAAACTCCTGCCCGAAAAGCGAACCCTCATCCTCACACATTTTCCCAA GTTTTTGTCCATGTTGGAAGAAGAGATCTATGGGGAGAACTCGCCCATATGGGATGTGGATTTCACCATGCCTGCTTCCGAAGGGGGGCAAATAGGGCACCAAACAG TCATTAGCCCAGCTGCTGGGTCCAACACTCCTTCATTCCCCAAGAATGTCGGTGGAGGGTCTTCCTTGGGTCCATCAAGTATGGACAGTGTAGTTCCAGAACCTAGTCCAG CCTGTCTAAGAGGAGACAAGAGGAAACTCCCTGAAAACCTGGAGGATGCCAAGAGGATCAGAGTGATGGGGGACATCCCCATGGAGCTTGTGAATGAGGTCATGatgaccatcactgacccagcTGCTATGCTTGGGCCTGAG ACGAGTTTGCTGTCAGCAAATGCCGCGCGGGATGAGACGGCCAGGCTTGAGGAGAGGCGAGGCATCATTGAGTTCCATGTCATCGGGAACTCCCTTTCACAGAAGTCCAACAAAAAGATACTCATGTGGTTAGTGGGTCTGCAGAATGTCTTCTCTCACCAGCTGCCCCGGATGCCCAAAGAATACATCACCAGGCTGGTTTTTGACCC CAAGCATAAGACGCTGGCTCTGATCAAAGACGGACGTGTCATTGGTGGTATCTGCTTCAGGATGTTCCCCACCCAAGGATTCACAGAGATAGTCTTTTGCGCCGTCACATCCAATGAGCAAGTCAAG GGGTATGGCACCCACTTGATGAACCACTTGAAGGAGTATCACATCAAGCATGGCATTCTTTACTTTCTCACCTATGCTGATGAGTATGCCATCGGTTACTTCAAGAAGCAG GGCTTTTCCAAGGATATCAAGGTACCGAAGAGTCGCTATGTAGGGTATATCAAGGACTATGAAGGGGCGACGCTGATGGAGTGTGAGCTTAACCCCAGAATCCCCTACACAGAACTCTCGCACATCATCAAGAAGCAAAAGGAG ATCATAAAGAAGCTGATTGAGCGGAAGCAGAGCCAGATCAGGAAGGTGTACCCGGGTTTAACGTGCTTCAAAGAGGGTGTGCGGCAGATCCCTGTGGAGAGCATACCGGGAATCA AGGAAACTGGATGGAAGCCCAGCGGAAAGGAGAAAGG CAAAGAGCTGAAAGACCCTGAGTTGTTGTACCACATACTGAAGAACATTCTGGCCCAAATTAAG ACGCACCCAGATGCCTGGCCTTTCATGGAGCCTGTGAAGAAATCTGAAGCTCCAGACTATTATGAGATCATCCGCTTTCCTATTG ACCTGAAAACGATGACGGAACGGTTGAAGAACCGTTACTATGTCACCAAGAAGCTGTTCATCGCCGACCTGCAACGCATCATCACCAACTGCCGAGAGTACAACCCTCCCGACAGCGAGTACTGCAAATGTGCCAACACACTGGAGAAGTTCTTCTATTTTAAGCTGAAGGAGAGTGGCTTGATTGACAAGTGA
- the LOC108941539 gene encoding histone acetyltransferase KAT2A-like isoform X2: MAEPAPQASVPSRHATTPSCGTAGSGSGSSDPARPGLSQQQRASQKKAQVRAFPRAKKLEKLGVFSACKAGDSCKCNGWKNPHSLTGTRLELQQQAADLSEQCRSCCHPLADHVSHLENVSEEEINRLLGMVVDVENLFMSVHKEEDTDTKQVYFYLFKLLRKCILQMTRPVVEGSLGSPPFERPNIEQGVMNFVQYKFSHLPPKERQTMVELSKMFLLCLNYWKLETPSQFRQRSQKDDGTTYKVDYTRWLCYCHVPQCNDSLPRYETTQVFGRGFLKSIFTVTRRQLLEKFRVEKDKLLPEKRTLILTHFPKFLSMLEEEIYGENSPIWDVDFTMPASEGGQIGHQTVISPAAGSNTPSFPKNVGGGSSLGPSSMDSVVPEPSPACLRGDKRKLPENLEDAKRIRVMGDIPMELVNEVMMTITDPAAMLGPETSLLSANAARDETARLEERRGIIEFHVIGNSLSQKSNKKILMWLVGLQNVFSHQLPRMPKEYITRLVFDPKHKTLALIKDGRVIGGICFRMFPTQGFTEIVFCAVTSNEQVKGYGTHLMNHLKEYHIKHGILYFLTYADEYAIGYFKKQGFSKDIKVPKSRYVGYIKDYEGATLMECELNPRIPYTELSHIIKKQKEIIKKLIERKQSQIRKVYPGLTCFKEGVRQIPVESIPGIKETGWKPSGKEKGKELKDPELLYHILKNILAQIKTHPDAWPFMEPVKKSEAPDYYEIIRFPIDLKTMTERLKNRYYVTKKLFIADLQRIITNCREYNPPDSEYCKCANTLEKFFYFKLKESGLIDKQSVAENCGIVTDLSICV, translated from the exons ATGGCAGAGCCAGCGCCTCAGGCCTCCGTTCCATCCCGTCATGCAACAACCCCGTCATGCGGGACGGCGGGTTCTGGGTCCGGGAGCAGCGACCCTGCCAGGCCGGGCCTCAGCCAGCAGCAGCGCGCGAGCCAGAAGAAAGCCCAGGTGCGCGCCTTCCCACGCGCCAAGAAGCTGGAGAAGCTCGGCGTATTCTCCGCATGCAAG GCCGGCGACTCGTGCAAGTGCAACGGCTGGAAGAACCCGCACTCGCTGACGGGAACGCGCCtcgagctgcagcagcaggcggCCGACCTGAGCGAGCAATGCCGGAGCTGCTGTCACCCCCTGG CGGACCACGTCTCCCACCTAGAGAATGTGTCTGAGGAGGAGATCAACCGACTGCTGGGCATGGTGGTGGACGTGGAGAACCTTTTCATGTCCGTCCACAAGGAGGAGGACACGGACACAAAGCAGGTCTACTTCTATCTGTTCAAG ctgctgaggaaatgcattttacaaATGACCCGGCCTGTTGTGGAAGGGTCTTTGGGCAGCCCTCCTTTTGAAAGACCCAATATTGAGCAG GGGGTGATGAACTTCGTCCAGTACAAGTTCAGCCACCTGCCGCCCAAAGAACGGCAGACCATGGTGGAGCTCTCCAAGATGTTCCTTCTCTGCCTCAACTACTGGAAGCTGGAGACACCGTCGCAGTTCCGCCAGCGCTCCCAGAAGGACGACGGCACGACCTACAAAGTGGATTACACCCG GTGGCTGTGCTACTGCCACGTACCGCAGTGCAACGACAGCCTGCCGCGCTACGAGACCACGCAGGTGTTTGGCCGCGGCTTCCTCAAGTCGATCTTCACTGTGACGCGGCGGCAGCTGCTGGAAAAGTTCCGTGTGGAGAAGGACAAACTCCTGCCCGAAAAGCGAACCCTCATCCTCACACATTTTCCCAA GTTTTTGTCCATGTTGGAAGAAGAGATCTATGGGGAGAACTCGCCCATATGGGATGTGGATTTCACCATGCCTGCTTCCGAAGGGGGGCAAATAGGGCACCAAACAG TCATTAGCCCAGCTGCTGGGTCCAACACTCCTTCATTCCCCAAGAATGTCGGTGGAGGGTCTTCCTTGGGTCCATCAAGTATGGACAGTGTAGTTCCAGAACCTAGTCCAG CCTGTCTAAGAGGAGACAAGAGGAAACTCCCTGAAAACCTGGAGGATGCCAAGAGGATCAGAGTGATGGGGGACATCCCCATGGAGCTTGTGAATGAGGTCATGatgaccatcactgacccagcTGCTATGCTTGGGCCTGAG ACGAGTTTGCTGTCAGCAAATGCCGCGCGGGATGAGACGGCCAGGCTTGAGGAGAGGCGAGGCATCATTGAGTTCCATGTCATCGGGAACTCCCTTTCACAGAAGTCCAACAAAAAGATACTCATGTGGTTAGTGGGTCTGCAGAATGTCTTCTCTCACCAGCTGCCCCGGATGCCCAAAGAATACATCACCAGGCTGGTTTTTGACCC CAAGCATAAGACGCTGGCTCTGATCAAAGACGGACGTGTCATTGGTGGTATCTGCTTCAGGATGTTCCCCACCCAAGGATTCACAGAGATAGTCTTTTGCGCCGTCACATCCAATGAGCAAGTCAAG GGGTATGGCACCCACTTGATGAACCACTTGAAGGAGTATCACATCAAGCATGGCATTCTTTACTTTCTCACCTATGCTGATGAGTATGCCATCGGTTACTTCAAGAAGCAG GGCTTTTCCAAGGATATCAAGGTACCGAAGAGTCGCTATGTAGGGTATATCAAGGACTATGAAGGGGCGACGCTGATGGAGTGTGAGCTTAACCCCAGAATCCCCTACACAGAACTCTCGCACATCATCAAGAAGCAAAAGGAG ATCATAAAGAAGCTGATTGAGCGGAAGCAGAGCCAGATCAGGAAGGTGTACCCGGGTTTAACGTGCTTCAAAGAGGGTGTGCGGCAGATCCCTGTGGAGAGCATACCGGGAATCA AGGAAACTGGATGGAAGCCCAGCGGAAAGGAGAAAGG CAAAGAGCTGAAAGACCCTGAGTTGTTGTACCACATACTGAAGAACATTCTGGCCCAAATTAAG ACGCACCCAGATGCCTGGCCTTTCATGGAGCCTGTGAAGAAATCTGAAGCTCCAGACTATTATGAGATCATCCGCTTTCCTATTG ACCTGAAAACGATGACGGAACGGTTGAAGAACCGTTACTATGTCACCAAGAAGCTGTTCATCGCCGACCTGCAACGCATCATCACCAACTGCCGAGAGTACAACCCTCCCGACAGCGAGTACTGCAAATGTGCCAACACACTGGAGAAGTTCTTCTATTTTAAGCTGAAGGAGAGTGGCTTGATTGACAA GCAAAGTGTTGCTGAAAATTGTGGGATCGTTACAGATCTGTCAATTTGCGTTTGA
- the LOC108941539 gene encoding histone acetyltransferase KAT2A-like isoform X3, with protein MAEPAPQASVPSRHATTPSCGTAGSGSGSSDPARPGLSQQQRASQKKAQVRAFPRAKKLEKLGVFSACKAGDSCKCNGWKNPHSLTGTRLELQQQAADLSEQCRSCCHPLADHVSHLENVSEEEINRLLGMVVDVENLFMSVHKEEDTDTKQVYFYLFKLLRKCILQMTRPVVEGSLGSPPFERPNIEQGVMNFVQYKFSHLPPKERQTMVELSKMFLLCLNYWKLETPSQFRQRSQKDDGTTYKVDYTRWLCYCHVPQCNDSLPRYETTQVFGRGFLKSIFTVTRRQLLEKFRVEKDKLLPEKRTLILTHFPKFLSMLEEEIYGENSPIWDVDFTMPASEGGQIGHQTAVISPAAGSNTPSFPKNVGGGSSLGPSSMDSVVPEPSPACLRGDKRKLPENLEDAKRIRVMGDIPMELVNEVMMTITDPAAMLGPETSLLSANAARDETARLEERRGIIEFHVIGNSLSQKSNKKILMWLVGLQNVFSHQLPRMPKEYITRLVFDPKHKTLALIKDGRVIGGICFRMFPTQGFTEIVFCAVTSNEQVKGYGTHLMNHLKEYHIKHGILYFLTYADEYAIGYFKKQGFSKDIKVPKSRYVGYIKDYEGATLMECELNPRIPYTELSHIIKKQKEIIKKLIERKQSQIRKVYPGLTCFKEGVRQIPVESIPGIKETGWKPSGKEKGKELKDPELLYHILKNILAQIKTHPDAWPFMEPVKKSEAPDYYEIIRFPIDLKTMTERLKNRYYVTKKLFIADLQRIITNCREYNPPDSEYCKCANTLEKFFYFKLKESGLIDK; from the exons ATGGCAGAGCCAGCGCCTCAGGCCTCCGTTCCATCCCGTCATGCAACAACCCCGTCATGCGGGACGGCGGGTTCTGGGTCCGGGAGCAGCGACCCTGCCAGGCCGGGCCTCAGCCAGCAGCAGCGCGCGAGCCAGAAGAAAGCCCAGGTGCGCGCCTTCCCACGCGCCAAGAAGCTGGAGAAGCTCGGCGTATTCTCCGCATGCAAG GCCGGCGACTCGTGCAAGTGCAACGGCTGGAAGAACCCGCACTCGCTGACGGGAACGCGCCtcgagctgcagcagcaggcggCCGACCTGAGCGAGCAATGCCGGAGCTGCTGTCACCCCCTGG CGGACCACGTCTCCCACCTAGAGAATGTGTCTGAGGAGGAGATCAACCGACTGCTGGGCATGGTGGTGGACGTGGAGAACCTTTTCATGTCCGTCCACAAGGAGGAGGACACGGACACAAAGCAGGTCTACTTCTATCTGTTCAAG ctgctgaggaaatgcattttacaaATGACCCGGCCTGTTGTGGAAGGGTCTTTGGGCAGCCCTCCTTTTGAAAGACCCAATATTGAGCAG GGGGTGATGAACTTCGTCCAGTACAAGTTCAGCCACCTGCCGCCCAAAGAACGGCAGACCATGGTGGAGCTCTCCAAGATGTTCCTTCTCTGCCTCAACTACTGGAAGCTGGAGACACCGTCGCAGTTCCGCCAGCGCTCCCAGAAGGACGACGGCACGACCTACAAAGTGGATTACACCCG GTGGCTGTGCTACTGCCACGTACCGCAGTGCAACGACAGCCTGCCGCGCTACGAGACCACGCAGGTGTTTGGCCGCGGCTTCCTCAAGTCGATCTTCACTGTGACGCGGCGGCAGCTGCTGGAAAAGTTCCGTGTGGAGAAGGACAAACTCCTGCCCGAAAAGCGAACCCTCATCCTCACACATTTTCCCAA GTTTTTGTCCATGTTGGAAGAAGAGATCTATGGGGAGAACTCGCCCATATGGGATGTGGATTTCACCATGCCTGCTTCCGAAGGGGGGCAAATAGGGCACCAAACAG CAGTCATTAGCCCAGCTGCTGGGTCCAACACTCCTTCATTCCCCAAGAATGTCGGTGGAGGGTCTTCCTTGGGTCCATCAAGTATGGACAGTGTAGTTCCAGAACCTAGTCCAG CCTGTCTAAGAGGAGACAAGAGGAAACTCCCTGAAAACCTGGAGGATGCCAAGAGGATCAGAGTGATGGGGGACATCCCCATGGAGCTTGTGAATGAGGTCATGatgaccatcactgacccagcTGCTATGCTTGGGCCTGAG ACGAGTTTGCTGTCAGCAAATGCCGCGCGGGATGAGACGGCCAGGCTTGAGGAGAGGCGAGGCATCATTGAGTTCCATGTCATCGGGAACTCCCTTTCACAGAAGTCCAACAAAAAGATACTCATGTGGTTAGTGGGTCTGCAGAATGTCTTCTCTCACCAGCTGCCCCGGATGCCCAAAGAATACATCACCAGGCTGGTTTTTGACCC CAAGCATAAGACGCTGGCTCTGATCAAAGACGGACGTGTCATTGGTGGTATCTGCTTCAGGATGTTCCCCACCCAAGGATTCACAGAGATAGTCTTTTGCGCCGTCACATCCAATGAGCAAGTCAAG GGGTATGGCACCCACTTGATGAACCACTTGAAGGAGTATCACATCAAGCATGGCATTCTTTACTTTCTCACCTATGCTGATGAGTATGCCATCGGTTACTTCAAGAAGCAG GGCTTTTCCAAGGATATCAAGGTACCGAAGAGTCGCTATGTAGGGTATATCAAGGACTATGAAGGGGCGACGCTGATGGAGTGTGAGCTTAACCCCAGAATCCCCTACACAGAACTCTCGCACATCATCAAGAAGCAAAAGGAG ATCATAAAGAAGCTGATTGAGCGGAAGCAGAGCCAGATCAGGAAGGTGTACCCGGGTTTAACGTGCTTCAAAGAGGGTGTGCGGCAGATCCCTGTGGAGAGCATACCGGGAATCA AGGAAACTGGATGGAAGCCCAGCGGAAAGGAGAAAGG CAAAGAGCTGAAAGACCCTGAGTTGTTGTACCACATACTGAAGAACATTCTGGCCCAAATTAAG ACGCACCCAGATGCCTGGCCTTTCATGGAGCCTGTGAAGAAATCTGAAGCTCCAGACTATTATGAGATCATCCGCTTTCCTATTG ACCTGAAAACGATGACGGAACGGTTGAAGAACCGTTACTATGTCACCAAGAAGCTGTTCATCGCCGACCTGCAACGCATCATCACCAACTGCCGAGAGTACAACCCTCCCGACAGCGAGTACTGCAAATGTGCCAACACACTGGAGAAGTTCTTCTATTTTAAGCTGAAGGAGAGTGGCTTGATTGACAAGTGA
- the LOC108941539 gene encoding histone acetyltransferase KAT2A-like isoform X1 — protein MAEPAPQASVPSRHATTPSCGTAGSGSGSSDPARPGLSQQQRASQKKAQVRAFPRAKKLEKLGVFSACKAGDSCKCNGWKNPHSLTGTRLELQQQAADLSEQCRSCCHPLADHVSHLENVSEEEINRLLGMVVDVENLFMSVHKEEDTDTKQVYFYLFKLLRKCILQMTRPVVEGSLGSPPFERPNIEQGVMNFVQYKFSHLPPKERQTMVELSKMFLLCLNYWKLETPSQFRQRSQKDDGTTYKVDYTRWLCYCHVPQCNDSLPRYETTQVFGRGFLKSIFTVTRRQLLEKFRVEKDKLLPEKRTLILTHFPKFLSMLEEEIYGENSPIWDVDFTMPASEGGQIGHQTAVISPAAGSNTPSFPKNVGGGSSLGPSSMDSVVPEPSPACLRGDKRKLPENLEDAKRIRVMGDIPMELVNEVMMTITDPAAMLGPETSLLSANAARDETARLEERRGIIEFHVIGNSLSQKSNKKILMWLVGLQNVFSHQLPRMPKEYITRLVFDPKHKTLALIKDGRVIGGICFRMFPTQGFTEIVFCAVTSNEQVKGYGTHLMNHLKEYHIKHGILYFLTYADEYAIGYFKKQGFSKDIKVPKSRYVGYIKDYEGATLMECELNPRIPYTELSHIIKKQKEIIKKLIERKQSQIRKVYPGLTCFKEGVRQIPVESIPGIKETGWKPSGKEKGKELKDPELLYHILKNILAQIKTHPDAWPFMEPVKKSEAPDYYEIIRFPIDLKTMTERLKNRYYVTKKLFIADLQRIITNCREYNPPDSEYCKCANTLEKFFYFKLKESGLIDKQSVAENCGIVTDLSICV, from the exons ATGGCAGAGCCAGCGCCTCAGGCCTCCGTTCCATCCCGTCATGCAACAACCCCGTCATGCGGGACGGCGGGTTCTGGGTCCGGGAGCAGCGACCCTGCCAGGCCGGGCCTCAGCCAGCAGCAGCGCGCGAGCCAGAAGAAAGCCCAGGTGCGCGCCTTCCCACGCGCCAAGAAGCTGGAGAAGCTCGGCGTATTCTCCGCATGCAAG GCCGGCGACTCGTGCAAGTGCAACGGCTGGAAGAACCCGCACTCGCTGACGGGAACGCGCCtcgagctgcagcagcaggcggCCGACCTGAGCGAGCAATGCCGGAGCTGCTGTCACCCCCTGG CGGACCACGTCTCCCACCTAGAGAATGTGTCTGAGGAGGAGATCAACCGACTGCTGGGCATGGTGGTGGACGTGGAGAACCTTTTCATGTCCGTCCACAAGGAGGAGGACACGGACACAAAGCAGGTCTACTTCTATCTGTTCAAG ctgctgaggaaatgcattttacaaATGACCCGGCCTGTTGTGGAAGGGTCTTTGGGCAGCCCTCCTTTTGAAAGACCCAATATTGAGCAG GGGGTGATGAACTTCGTCCAGTACAAGTTCAGCCACCTGCCGCCCAAAGAACGGCAGACCATGGTGGAGCTCTCCAAGATGTTCCTTCTCTGCCTCAACTACTGGAAGCTGGAGACACCGTCGCAGTTCCGCCAGCGCTCCCAGAAGGACGACGGCACGACCTACAAAGTGGATTACACCCG GTGGCTGTGCTACTGCCACGTACCGCAGTGCAACGACAGCCTGCCGCGCTACGAGACCACGCAGGTGTTTGGCCGCGGCTTCCTCAAGTCGATCTTCACTGTGACGCGGCGGCAGCTGCTGGAAAAGTTCCGTGTGGAGAAGGACAAACTCCTGCCCGAAAAGCGAACCCTCATCCTCACACATTTTCCCAA GTTTTTGTCCATGTTGGAAGAAGAGATCTATGGGGAGAACTCGCCCATATGGGATGTGGATTTCACCATGCCTGCTTCCGAAGGGGGGCAAATAGGGCACCAAACAG CAGTCATTAGCCCAGCTGCTGGGTCCAACACTCCTTCATTCCCCAAGAATGTCGGTGGAGGGTCTTCCTTGGGTCCATCAAGTATGGACAGTGTAGTTCCAGAACCTAGTCCAG CCTGTCTAAGAGGAGACAAGAGGAAACTCCCTGAAAACCTGGAGGATGCCAAGAGGATCAGAGTGATGGGGGACATCCCCATGGAGCTTGTGAATGAGGTCATGatgaccatcactgacccagcTGCTATGCTTGGGCCTGAG ACGAGTTTGCTGTCAGCAAATGCCGCGCGGGATGAGACGGCCAGGCTTGAGGAGAGGCGAGGCATCATTGAGTTCCATGTCATCGGGAACTCCCTTTCACAGAAGTCCAACAAAAAGATACTCATGTGGTTAGTGGGTCTGCAGAATGTCTTCTCTCACCAGCTGCCCCGGATGCCCAAAGAATACATCACCAGGCTGGTTTTTGACCC CAAGCATAAGACGCTGGCTCTGATCAAAGACGGACGTGTCATTGGTGGTATCTGCTTCAGGATGTTCCCCACCCAAGGATTCACAGAGATAGTCTTTTGCGCCGTCACATCCAATGAGCAAGTCAAG GGGTATGGCACCCACTTGATGAACCACTTGAAGGAGTATCACATCAAGCATGGCATTCTTTACTTTCTCACCTATGCTGATGAGTATGCCATCGGTTACTTCAAGAAGCAG GGCTTTTCCAAGGATATCAAGGTACCGAAGAGTCGCTATGTAGGGTATATCAAGGACTATGAAGGGGCGACGCTGATGGAGTGTGAGCTTAACCCCAGAATCCCCTACACAGAACTCTCGCACATCATCAAGAAGCAAAAGGAG ATCATAAAGAAGCTGATTGAGCGGAAGCAGAGCCAGATCAGGAAGGTGTACCCGGGTTTAACGTGCTTCAAAGAGGGTGTGCGGCAGATCCCTGTGGAGAGCATACCGGGAATCA AGGAAACTGGATGGAAGCCCAGCGGAAAGGAGAAAGG CAAAGAGCTGAAAGACCCTGAGTTGTTGTACCACATACTGAAGAACATTCTGGCCCAAATTAAG ACGCACCCAGATGCCTGGCCTTTCATGGAGCCTGTGAAGAAATCTGAAGCTCCAGACTATTATGAGATCATCCGCTTTCCTATTG ACCTGAAAACGATGACGGAACGGTTGAAGAACCGTTACTATGTCACCAAGAAGCTGTTCATCGCCGACCTGCAACGCATCATCACCAACTGCCGAGAGTACAACCCTCCCGACAGCGAGTACTGCAAATGTGCCAACACACTGGAGAAGTTCTTCTATTTTAAGCTGAAGGAGAGTGGCTTGATTGACAA GCAAAGTGTTGCTGAAAATTGTGGGATCGTTACAGATCTGTCAATTTGCGTTTGA